The Mariprofundus ferrinatatus DNA window CAGGGTAAACTGCAAAGGCATTGATTATGTGCTGATGGATGCGCCGCCCCAGCATGAGGATGTGAAGCCTTTTCTTGCTGTGCTCGCCTGGTTCAATGCGACTGGAATCCGCGTTTCCAGGCTGTTTGCCGAAAGCGTAACGCAGGGGTTCCTGCTGCTGGAGGATTTCGGTGATGAAACCTGGGCCAGCTATCGCGCTTCCGGAAATGACCTGAATGCGCTGTTTGAAGATGCGCTCTACCAGCTGCATCTGCTGCAGGGATCCGATCCGGGCATGGTTTTGCCGCGCTTTGATATGGCGCGAATGCGGCGCGAATGCGATCTCTATCTCGACTGGTATCTGCCGAAGGTGGCTGGCGTTGAGCCGACCGCTGCGGAGCGTGAACAGTTCCACGCTAGTCTTGCGGCAACGCTTGAGACACTGACCGAAATCCCGGTCGTGCCTGTGCATCTTGATTATCATAGTCGAAACCTGATGCTGCCTGAGGGGAAATTGCCGCTCGGTATGATTGATTATCAGGATGCCGTAATGGGCCCTGTCACCTATGATCTGGCCTCGCTTCTCTACGACTGCTACCAGGATTATCCGGAACAGGAACGGCTGTTATGGAGTGAAAAGTTTTTCGGCAACCTGCCTCCACATTTGGCAGCGGCATTCGGCGGTTTTGATGACTGGCACCACAAACTGCGGCTCACTGCACTGCAGCGGCATATCAAGGCGATCGGCATTTTCGGGCGTCTTGCATATCGCGACGGCAAACTTCAGTTTCTGGATGAAATTCCGTTGACCCGCAAACACCTGCAAGATGAGATGGCTGCACTTGGCATGGCTCGGGAGCGTTTTCCACTGCTCTATATAGCACCTTCAAACCACTGAACTTGTTTCTGTAGCCTCTTCGCGTAGGGTCCCGCCCCATCTGGCGCCTCGGCGCCGCTTTTTTTTGAGGAGAAAAACATGCAGATCAGTAACCATAAAGTCGTTTCGTTTCACTATACCCTGACCAATGATTCCGGAGATGTGATCGATTCATCCAGTGGCGGCGAGCCGCTGGTATATCTTCATGGTGAGCAGAATATTATTCCCGGCCTTGAGAATGCACTGGATGGCAAATCAATTGGCGATTCCCTGCAGGTTACCATTGAGGCTGCTGACGGATACGGTGAGTACAATCCTGCACTGACCCAGGTTGTACCTAGCGAGATGTTCCAGGGCGTCGATAACATCGAGGTCGGCATGCAGTTCCAGGCCGAGACATCTGAAGGTGTCCAGGTGATCCGTGTCGCCGAGGTTGATGGCGATAATGTAACCATTGACGGCAACCACCCGCTGGCCGGTGAGCGCCTGCACTTTGATGTCACTGTTGAAGAGATTCGTGAGTCCACCGATGAAGAGCGCGAGCATGGCCATGTTCACGCCGAAGGTGGCTGCTGCTAACCCCCGGTTTCAGGCACTGGAGAGATTGAAAGGGTCGCCCGAACGGGCGGCCCTTTTGCATTTCAAAGGGGAGGAAAATATGCGCTATTCGTTCGAATATGTGCCGTGCTACTGTCGCCCCACTACATAAAAGAGTTGCTGATTATTAACTCTCCGGGGGATATAAATGAAAAAGCTAATCATGATGTTTGCATTTCTTATGGCTGCAGCGTTTGCTGTAGTGCCGGCCTCTTACGCAGGTGACCACGGCCATGACTCAGGCCATGCGGCAGAGAAGGCGTCCGACCACGGCTCTGACCACGGCGATGCCAAAGAAGAGAAAGAAGAGAAGAAAGATCACGATGATGGTCATGGCGAGAAAGGCGACCACTAAGATATAACGCTCAAACGCTAAGCCCGGCCTCGTGCCGGGCTTTTTTTATTTCCGTACTGGAATCAGGCTGTCTGGAGTGGCCTCAGACTAATGCAGCGGCTCAAAAGAGACGCTGTCGATCAGGGAGATGGCCTTGCTTTCAATGTCGCTGTTTCGGTTTTGTGCATAGTAACGCTGCGAGTAGTCGACACTGACCGCCGCACTGCGGTTCTCCGGGTGCCTGCAAACCAGCGCATAGATCTCGAGAATCATGAATCCATCCGTGGCACTTCTTTTCACCGCACCATGATCTTCCGTCACGATGTGGGAGAATGCACACCTTTCCCCTTTGTGAGGGCGCAGCACCGTATCATGTGTAGTAACCTTGAAGCGATCGGGGTCGGTTATATCGGTATCCTGCGCCTGCCCCGCTTTGACTGCCCTGATGAAATCTTCGTCTGAGTCAAAGTTTTTGAAATTAAATACCATGCCCTGAATGGCGTGGGTTTCATCGGTGCTCTTTCCCTGCCTGGCCAGAGCGACCCTGTAAGGAACCTGTCCGATAATGTACCAGCCTGTTTCAGCAAGGGGCGTAAAGGAGAAGCCCTTCTGAACCAGTGGCTTGGGAGGAACGCCCACCTCCGGCAGGTTCGGTTTTTTCGGCCCGCAACCGATCAGCAGCAATCCTGCCACCATGAACAACATGATCTTCCCCATATCGCCTCCAATCTGATAGTGCTGAGTATAGAACAAAAATCCGGGTTTCCCACTCAGCTATGGTTCGATGTGTGGCTTGCAGAATTACTTCGTTTGGAAAATGCCGCCGCGAAGATGGCCAGCGAGATCGAATATCTCTTTTTTCAGCAGCAGGGGGGAAGGTGTTTCCGGCAGGCCGCAGCTGCCGGTTTCAACAATGATATGGCCGTCGGGCTTCAGCCGTGTTGATCCGCCGGCCAGGATGGTGGCCAGAAATTTCAGGCCATCCCTCTCATCGGTGAGCGCACCGCGCGGCTCATGCGAAAGCTCCGCTTCAAGGCCATCCATCTCATGATATGCCACGTAAGGGGGGTTGGAGATGATGGCGTCAAATGGGCCGTCATGGTTATCCAGTGCCTGTAGCATATCGCCGTGGCGGAAAGTGATGCGATCTGCAACATCAAGTCGTTCGGCATTGGATTTGGCTACTTCTAATGCGGCTATAGAGATGTCAGTGGCCACAATTTGTGAGGCCGGATATTCGCATGCGAGGGTCACTGCAATGCAACCGGAGCCGGTGCCGATATCGCAGAACGTGTAACTGTCATGTTGATCCGGAAAGCGCTCCAGCACCGCCTCGATCAGATGTTCGGTTTCCGGTCGTGGAATCAGTACATCCGGCGTGACCCGGAACAGACGTGACCAGAACTCCTTTTCTCCGGTGATATAGGCAAGCGGTTCGCGTGATGCGCGACGGGCGACGAGAGCCCTGAAGGGTTGTTCAATCTCTTTCGGGGCCTCATCCAGTGCGCGGATAATCAGATCGGTGCGGGAGAGCCCCGAGATGTGCATCAGGAGAAGCTCTGCATCGAGCCTCGCAGAGTCGCAGCCCGCCTGCTGCAAATCATTAAATGCTTCGCGAAGCAGGTCGCGGATGATCATTCAGGTGTTCTGCGCTGCGAGCAGCTCCGCCTGATGGTAGGTGAGCAGCGAGTCGATCAATTCGCCCATGTCGCCGCCCAGAATCTGTTCCAGCTTGTAGAGGGTAAGGTTGATGCGGTGGTCAGTGATTCTTCCCTGCGGGAAATTGTAGGTGCGGATGCGCTCGGAGCGGTCGCCCGAACCGACCATGCCTTTGCGAGCCTCGGCCCTTTCACTGTCTGCCTCCGACTGTTCTTTATCAAAAAGCCTTGCCTGCAGCACCTTCATCGCCTGCGCCTTGTTCTTGTGCTGGCTGGACTGGTCCTGGCAGGTGACCACGATGCCGGTCGGTTCATGGGTGATGCGAACAGCCGACTCGGTTTTATTCACATGCTGGCCGCCGGCGCCGGAGGCGCGATAGACGTCGATGCGGATATCTTCGGGGC harbors:
- a CDS encoding aminoglycoside phosphotransferase family protein, whose protein sequence is MDERARQREAWLASVLGDNAIAPLAGDASFRRYFRVNCKGIDYVLMDAPPQHEDVKPFLAVLAWFNATGIRVSRLFAESVTQGFLLLEDFGDETWASYRASGNDLNALFEDALYQLHLLQGSDPGMVLPRFDMARMRRECDLYLDWYLPKVAGVEPTAAEREQFHASLAATLETLTEIPVVPVHLDYHSRNLMLPEGKLPLGMIDYQDAVMGPVTYDLASLLYDCYQDYPEQERLLWSEKFFGNLPPHLAAAFGGFDDWHHKLRLTALQRHIKAIGIFGRLAYRDGKLQFLDEIPLTRKHLQDEMAALGMARERFPLLYIAPSNH
- a CDS encoding FKBP-type peptidyl-prolyl cis-trans isomerase codes for the protein MQISNHKVVSFHYTLTNDSGDVIDSSSGGEPLVYLHGEQNIIPGLENALDGKSIGDSLQVTIEAADGYGEYNPALTQVVPSEMFQGVDNIEVGMQFQAETSEGVQVIRVAEVDGDNVTIDGNHPLAGERLHFDVTVEEIRESTDEEREHGHVHAEGGCC
- the prmC gene encoding peptide chain release factor N(5)-glutamine methyltransferase is translated as MIIRDLLREAFNDLQQAGCDSARLDAELLLMHISGLSRTDLIIRALDEAPKEIEQPFRALVARRASREPLAYITGEKEFWSRLFRVTPDVLIPRPETEHLIEAVLERFPDQHDSYTFCDIGTGSGCIAVTLACEYPASQIVATDISIAALEVAKSNAERLDVADRITFRHGDMLQALDNHDGPFDAIISNPPYVAYHEMDGLEAELSHEPRGALTDERDGLKFLATILAGGSTRLKPDGHIIVETGSCGLPETPSPLLLKKEIFDLAGHLRGGIFQTK